The Niabella beijingensis genomic interval TTTTTTCATCAGAAAATCAACAACGGCCTTTCGTCCGTCTACCTTACATCTGAGATCAGTGGCATATGGGTACTGCATATAAAACTGGTCTGCAATAGCCGCCGGCAACCCCTGTTCCTGGGCATTGACACAGCAGGAACACCACATAAAAAAAAGCAACAACCCTTTTTTTATGTGCCGGTACCCAATAGCAGGCCCCCTTCCGTATAAAGGAAATAATCTCATTTTTAACAACCACATGCCATTAAGCTGCGGATCGCATAGAGCGGCATCAGTGCCCCAGTTCATTTTTCAGCCCCCGGATCTCTGTTTGCAACCGCTGCACTTTATTGAGCAGGTGCGCTATTGCCTCCAGGCCTTCCATATTAATATCCAGATCGTAATGCATATGCATGTACTTTTCAAGATCCGCCAGCTGTTCAAATGCAATAAAATAACTTTCATTCTGCTGCACCAGCTCAATCAGTCCATGATCATTCAGTGATTGCACAAATGTGGTTTCGATCCTGTAATAGGAGCAACACTGCTCTACCGATATGCTGTTTGTATGACGCTCCATCTTTATTTTTTTTCGGCTTCCTGAGCCAGCTCTTTAAACAATGTTTTTTCTTTCTCCGACAGGTTCTTCGGCAACTGCACCTGGTAGGTAACATACAGATCACCAAAAACGCCTTCCTGTTTGTACACGGGGAACCCCTTGCCTTTCAGGCGCACTTTTGTTTCGTTCTGTGTTTCCGGCGCTACGGATAGTTTTACTTTGCCTCCCATGGTATCGATGGTTTCCTCTCCTCCCAGCATCGCCTTGTAGAGGTCCAGGGATACATGGGTATACAGATCATTCCCCTTCCGCACAAAGCCCGTATCATTTTTTATATCGAATGTGATATACAGGTCTCCGTTGGGTCCTCCGTTCACGCCGGGCGCGCCATAACCGGCAATCCGGATCTCCTGTCCGTTTTCAATTCCTGCAGGAACGGTGATCCGGATATTTTTTCCATTGACGGTAAACGTTTGCTGATGTGTGCGGTAGGCATCGGAAAGGTTCAGCGTTACGGCCGCCCGGTAGTCCTGACCTTTGAACCGGGTACCGGAGCGCCCCTCACTGCGGGCATTACCGAAAAGCGAAGAAAAGAAATCGGAAAAATCACCTTCCTCACCACTGCTATAAGTATATTGTCCACCTTCAAAAGGATGACCTTGCTGGCCGGAAGTCCGCTGCCGGCGCGCTTCTTCAAACTGATCGGCATGCTTCCAGTCGGCACCGTACTGATCGTATTTTTTCCGCTTTTCCGGATCGCTCAATACCTCATGCGCTTCATTGATCTGCTGGAATAATTTTACAGCTTCTTTATCATCGGGATTCAGATCGGGGTGATGTTTTCGGGCCAGCTTCCGGTAGGCCTTCTTTATATCATCCGCAGAAGCATCTTTGGATATTCCCAGGACCTTATAATAGTCGATATACTCCATTTATTCAAAATATATTTCAATTTAAAACATAACCGGAACAATTCCAACAATCGCAGCTGCCGTTTATCAGAAAAAGATCAGACAGGCCGCAAATATTCCCAGGAATGAGATGATCCATAAACTGGCAAGCGACACTTTAAGTATGGTTACATATTTTTCCTTGTATAACCGGTCCTTCAGAAAGACATACATGATGACCGAATAAATACCATTAGCAACAATCCAAACTACAGGAAATAAGATGTACGGATTCATTTAAAGTGCTTTAGTGTTTCGATAAAAGTAGCCAAAATCAAACAGCAAGCTCCCCGGGAAATGTTAAATTATCGATACCTGCTATCAGCCTTGGTTTACCCTGAAAATAATCGCTATATCTAGCACACTACAAACCAGCCATCTAATAGCCTTCAAGAAATCTTTGTGCTTCTGGATGAAGTTGTTATTTTTACCCAAAACAGCACGGATGGAAGTAGCCATTGATCCCTCCTGGAAACAGGAATTGCAGGAAGAATTTCAGCAGCCTTATTTTAGTTCGCTGGTGCAGCATCTGAAAGCCGAAAAACAACTGGGAAAAACCATTTACCCCGCCGGTAAAAACATTTTTAATGCATTTAACACCACCCCGTTCGCTGATGTAAAAGTATTACTACTGGGGCAGGATCCCTACCACGGGCCGGGGCAGGCTCATGGCCTTTGCTTCTCGGTACAAAAGGGCGTACCTCCACCGCCCTCCCTGGTGAATATCTACAAGGAGCTGCATGCCGACCTTGGCGTGCCGGTACCCGCAACCGGTGACCTTACCAAATGGGCACAGCAGGGTGTTTTTATGCTGAACGCCTCCTTAACAGTACGCGCCGGTGAGCCCATGAGTCATGCCAAGATCGGATGGGCCACTTTTACAGACGCGGTTATCCGGAAAGTTTCTGAGGATAAATCAAATGTGGTTTTTATCCTGTGGGGAAAGTTCGCCCAGGAAAAGGCGGCACTGATCGATACCGCCAAACACCTGATCCTGAAATCCGCGCACCCTTCCCCGCTTTCCGCACATAACGGGTTCTTTGGCAGCAAGCCCTTTTCAAAGACCAATGAATACCTTGCGGCACATGGCATTGACCCCATCGACTGGAAAATTGACGGATAGAGGGAGCGCGACGTGAGAATTGAGAGTTGAGAATTCAAATATCAGCTTTCAGCGATCTGTGCACTGTCCCGCAATCCGCGTCAGAACCGGAGCACCGGAAACCCATACCCGGTCCCGATTTCGAATCCCGTAATCCCGGTTCCGGATACGTATTTCTCAATGCTCAGATCTGAACGCTCAAATCTCAATACTCAAATCTGGATCCTCATTCTCATTTCTGGTTTATATTTGCGCTGTATGTACCGTCTTTTAAGAAAATTCTATTTCAGTTTTCCCCCTGAACGGGTCCATTATATGGCCATGCACCACCTGCAACTGTTTACCGGTAATAAGTTGGGCAAGGCCATCGTCCGTTCCTTCACCAGCGCACCACTCAAAGAAACCCATTTTTTAAACCTCACTTTTAAAAACCCCGTTGGCCTGGGAGCCGGGTTTGACAAAAATGCTGTTTTTCTTAATGAACTGGAAGCCCTGGGATTCGGATTTGTGGAGATCGGGACCGTTACCCCGCTGCCCCAGGACGGTAACGAAGGCCCACGGCTGTTCCGTCTGCCTGCAGATAAGGCATTGATCAACCGCATGGGGTTTAATAATGACGGGGTGGAAAAAATCGCGCAGCGCCTGGAAGCATGGAGAACAAAAACATCCGGCAGCAGGGAAAAATACCCGCTGATCATCGGCGGGAATATTGGCAAGAACAAAATAACTCCCAATGAGAATGCCTGGCAGGACTATGCCACCTGTTTTACCCGGTTGCATCCGTTCGTCGACTATTTTGTGGTAAATGTAAGCAGCCCCAATACACCGGGACTGCGCGAGCTCCAGGATAAAGAAGCTTTGCGGAAGATCCTGCTGAACCTCGCGATGATCAACAATGGGAAGGCATTTGCCAAACCCATCCTGCTGAAGATAGCCCCCGATCTGAGCCAGGAGCAGATCGATGATGTCATTTCCCTTGCACTGGAAATAAAACTGGACGGACTTGTAGCGACCAATACCACCATCGACCGGAGTCATTTAAAAACCCCGGCAGACCAGGTAGCAGCCATCGGAGCGGGCGGACTAAGCGGAAAACCGGTACAACAGAAAAGCACTGCCATTGTAAAATACATTACAGAACAAACGAACGGGGCCATCCCCATCATTGCATCCGGCGGCATTTTTACTGCGGAAGATGCAAAAGAAAAACTGGAAGCAGGCGCCTCGCTGGTACAACTCTGGACCGGCTTTATCTATGAAGGTCCTGCAATTGTGCGGAATATCTGTAACAATCTATAAACCAAAAAATACATGGACCTCTTATTTATCTCTACTGCGGAAATTTTCACCGTTGATTCATTGATCAGTTTCCTAATCCTTGCCATACTCGAGATCGTGCTGGGGATCGACAACGTGATCTTTGTCAGCATCATCCTGAACCGGCTGCGCAAAGAATCTCAAGGGAAGGCCCGGCGTGTGTGGATGGTCACCGGGATCCTGTCGCGCTGCCTGTTGTTGATGGCATTAAGCTGGCTGCTGGGACAAAAAGGGAAATACATCATTCCTGAATCCTGGTTTGGAAAAGGATTTGATCTTGCCAGCATCGTGATGCTGGCGGGAGGGCTTTTTCTTATTTATAAATCAGTAAAAGAGATCCATCATAAACTGGAAGGTGAAGATCCTTCTGCTGCTGCCCAAAACCAGAAACCGCTCAGCTTCGGGCAGGCGATCGGCCAGATCCTGGTCATCGACGCCGTTTTTTCATTCGACAGCGTGATCACCGCGGGAGGTACGGCCAAACATATTGAGATCATGATCGCGGCGGTGATCGTTGCCATGATCGTTATGTTCTCCTTCAGTGCCAGGATCTCCGACTTTATCCTGAAGCATCCGACAATAAAAATGCTGGCCCTGTCCTTCCTGGTAATGATCGGGGTAAGCCTGATCGTGGAAGGATGGAATGCGGATATGGCCCATGAGCTGCATCTTAAAAACTATATTTATTTTGCCATGGCCTTTTCCTTCATTGTAGAGCTGCTGAACCTGTTCATGCGCAAACGCCAGCAGCAACATGTGGTGCAGCTGAACAGCCCCGTGCTTCCCAAAAAGGAGGCCGGAAATGAAGAAAAAGACAAGTAACCGGATCGGGCCACAAACTCCGCCACTGCTTTTTTACCCCTGTTCTTTGCAGGACATTAACAATGCCTGTACGGGAAAAATTGTGTAAATTACAGTACGATCGCATCATGAATAAAACAGATTTTTTATGAAAACAATAACTTATTCATCGCTGCTCTTACTGCCGGTACTGTTCTTTTTCTTTTCCTGCTCCTCACAAAAACAAACCACCGGGTCGTCCACCGCAATTACAGACGCCGTAACCGGCCAGCAGTATACATTTGTGGCCACCAGTGTCTTTCCCACAGAAGACAGCCGCTTCAATCCGCGCTTCCTGTTCCCCAATGCCAGCAACCTTTATCAGCTTACATCGCGGTACGATGTGCGGGTGACGCCGGACTCCGTGATCGCCTATCTCCCCTTCTTCGGAAGGTCCTTTACCGCACCGGTGGATCCGACCAAGGGCGGCATTAAATTCACTTCAACAAAATTCGATTACAAAAAGTCGCAGCGGAAAAACAATTATGAGATCGAGATCACGCCTAAAGACAACAACGAAGTGCGTTCGCTTTATCTTACGGTTTCCCCTTCCGGATTTGCGTCCCTCCGGGTGCTGAGCATGAATAAAACGCCGATTTCCTTTAACGGGAATGTGGAAGCCAATCAATAAAACAGCCCCCTCCCCGAACAAGAGGAACAAGCCAGTATCAAAAGCCTTTTACAGCATACCATCGTTCTGTGTCCGGTTCGATATAATATAAATAGCTGTTGATACCGCTTTTTATTTTCCTGTTCAGGAATAAGACTATTTTAAAAAAATCATTATTTTCGGGATCATGACGATCCCGGTCCGTAAAATACCCTGTGGGGGAAGACTGCTTTTTATGGCGTTCCTGTTTTGCTGCTTTTTACCCGTGCGGGCAGCATTACCGGCACCAGATACCGTTAAAAAAAGTACACCGGAGCAGGCGCTGCAATACCTGAACAGCATAAAAGATCTTCAGCAAAGCAGGTGGTGGCCCAATGTTGCACCCGCCCTGTTGCTGAGCAACCTGAAAACCTTTACCATAAAACCATTTGCATTCTTTGAAGGAAAAACAACCAATTTCTGCGCCTATTCCGCACTCACCTATATCCCGCTCACCTATGATCCGCTTGGGTTTGCGCGGTTTATGATCAATCTTTATAAAAACGGGCAGGCAAATATCGGCAAGGATCAGTTCCGTCCCAGCAAGCCGGTACGATTGGAAGCCGGCCTGTTGCGGTACAAGGGAACACTAGACATTAATCCCGCAGGCCAGATGTGGTTCCTCACGCTGGCAGATCATTATAAAGGGTATCTGAACTTCTTTAACCGCCGGTTCCAGAAAGGCGACGAAAATACGTTCTGGTCCTCTACCAATTATGCTAAATTCAACCGCATGCTCCGCCGGCTGTTCAATGGTACGGTAAAGGCAAAAGGGTCCGACCTCTTTCGTCCTTCTGTAAAAGACCTGCCCGGTTTCCTGGAAACACAAATGCAAAAAGGGCTGGTTTTTCTTTATCTGAACAATAAAAAATTATACCGGAAATCACACCGGCAATCCCTGATCAGTACGCCCACACATTATGTGTTGCTTACCAATATCCGCAAACTGTCGGATGACCTTATCGAATTTGAATACTGGGATTACGGGGCAAGGGCCATACAACAATTGTCGCCTGCATTTTTAAGGAATATTATTTACGGGATCAGCGTTTGGAATCCCAAAACTCCGAAATGAAAAAGAACCGCTGCATATCGCCCCTTCTTTTTTACGGAAGCATCCTGTTGCTGACGGCTTGCTCCTATCCCAAAAATTTCACGCGTGATTTCTACTCCCGTCACGAGCAGAAGCTGGAGTCTATAAAAGATCAGTTTGCCCGGCTGTATGAGCAACATGCCTTCTCGTTGCTTTTTGAGGAAAAAACATTTACGAATATTTCTTTTGAGTTTAATGAGGATTCGGTAAAATATATTTATCATTTCAACCTGAATGAGCCGGCCTTTGCCGACAGTCTTCAGGCGCGGCACTATGATGTTGCTGCGGTAAAAAAGCTGGTAGATGATATGCGGGCCATCCAATGCACCTGGATCACCAATGTAGACTATTATGAGGGGTTGCAGGCGCGTAAACTGGTGCAGCTCTCCGTAAGAAATAAAGCACTCAACAGCAGGATCAAAGGAGAAAGTTACTGCATCCTTGTCTTTTTTGAGACGCCGCAACCTTTTAATGATAAAGGTATTTTCCTGGACCGGTCCGATAAAAAAAGACGCCGGCAGATCAACGGGAATATACTGAAACGGGTAAACGATCATGTAGGATTCGCTATCAACAAACAGTACCGGTAGCTGCCTGATATACACACCTGTTAGTAATTCTTGACCCGGATTAAGTACCGTTAAGGCTTCAATCGCTATTTTTGCAGGATGGTGATGGAAAAAGAATGTGTTCGTTTTGCAATACTGGATCTCAATGACGGGCAGCCCAATCAGGGCATGCGTTGTATCAGGGAGATTGTGCACCGGTGGGCCGACGAAAAACAAAT includes:
- a CDS encoding chaperone modulator CbpM, coding for MERHTNSISVEQCCSYYRIETTFVQSLNDHGLIELVQQNESYFIAFEQLADLEKYMHMHYDLDINMEGLEAIAHLLNKVQRLQTEIRGLKNELGH
- a CDS encoding DnaJ C-terminal domain-containing protein, producing MEYIDYYKVLGISKDASADDIKKAYRKLARKHHPDLNPDDKEAVKLFQQINEAHEVLSDPEKRKKYDQYGADWKHADQFEEARRQRTSGQQGHPFEGGQYTYSSGEEGDFSDFFSSLFGNARSEGRSGTRFKGQDYRAAVTLNLSDAYRTHQQTFTVNGKNIRITVPAGIENGQEIRIAGYGAPGVNGGPNGDLYITFDIKNDTGFVRKGNDLYTHVSLDLYKAMLGGEETIDTMGGKVKLSVAPETQNETKVRLKGKGFPVYKQEGVFGDLYVTYQVQLPKNLSEKEKTLFKELAQEAEKK
- the ung gene encoding uracil-DNA glycosylase, coding for MKLLFLPKTARMEVAIDPSWKQELQEEFQQPYFSSLVQHLKAEKQLGKTIYPAGKNIFNAFNTTPFADVKVLLLGQDPYHGPGQAHGLCFSVQKGVPPPPSLVNIYKELHADLGVPVPATGDLTKWAQQGVFMLNASLTVRAGEPMSHAKIGWATFTDAVIRKVSEDKSNVVFILWGKFAQEKAALIDTAKHLILKSAHPSPLSAHNGFFGSKPFSKTNEYLAAHGIDPIDWKIDG
- a CDS encoding quinone-dependent dihydroorotate dehydrogenase, which translates into the protein MYRLLRKFYFSFPPERVHYMAMHHLQLFTGNKLGKAIVRSFTSAPLKETHFLNLTFKNPVGLGAGFDKNAVFLNELEALGFGFVEIGTVTPLPQDGNEGPRLFRLPADKALINRMGFNNDGVEKIAQRLEAWRTKTSGSREKYPLIIGGNIGKNKITPNENAWQDYATCFTRLHPFVDYFVVNVSSPNTPGLRELQDKEALRKILLNLAMINNGKAFAKPILLKIAPDLSQEQIDDVISLALEIKLDGLVATNTTIDRSHLKTPADQVAAIGAGGLSGKPVQQKSTAIVKYITEQTNGAIPIIASGGIFTAEDAKEKLEAGASLVQLWTGFIYEGPAIVRNICNNL
- a CDS encoding TerC family protein yields the protein MDLLFISTAEIFTVDSLISFLILAILEIVLGIDNVIFVSIILNRLRKESQGKARRVWMVTGILSRCLLLMALSWLLGQKGKYIIPESWFGKGFDLASIVMLAGGLFLIYKSVKEIHHKLEGEDPSAAAQNQKPLSFGQAIGQILVIDAVFSFDSVITAGGTAKHIEIMIAAVIVAMIVMFSFSARISDFILKHPTIKMLALSFLVMIGVSLIVEGWNADMAHELHLKNYIYFAMAFSFIVELLNLFMRKRQQQHVVQLNSPVLPKKEAGNEEKDK
- a CDS encoding DUF4251 domain-containing protein; this translates as MKTITYSSLLLLPVLFFFFSCSSQKQTTGSSTAITDAVTGQQYTFVATSVFPTEDSRFNPRFLFPNASNLYQLTSRYDVRVTPDSVIAYLPFFGRSFTAPVDPTKGGIKFTSTKFDYKKSQRKNNYEIEITPKDNNEVRSLYLTVSPSGFASLRVLSMNKTPISFNGNVEANQ